A stretch of Bombina bombina isolate aBomBom1 chromosome 2, aBomBom1.pri, whole genome shotgun sequence DNA encodes these proteins:
- the LOC128648170 gene encoding spindlin-Z-like, whose protein sequence is MKTPFGKAAGQRARGDAAHAGVSASMMKKRTSHKKHQNNVGPSKPISQPRRNIVGCRIQHGWKEGSGPITQWKGTVLDQVPVNPSLYLIKYDGFDCVYGLELHKDERVSALEVLPDRVASSRISDAHLADTMIGKAFEQTFETEDGSKDEWRGMVLARAPIMNTWFYITYEKDPVLYMYQLLDDYKEGDLRIMPDSNDSPPAEREPGEVVDSLVGKQVEYAKEDGSKKTGMVIHQVEAKPSVYFIKFDDDFHIYVYDLVKTS, encoded by the coding sequence ATGAAGACCCCATTCGGAAAGGCAGCAGGTCAGAGAGCCAGAGGTGATGCAGCACATGCAGGTGTGTCTGCCAGTATGATGAAAAAAAGGACTTCTCACAAGAAGCATCAAAATAATGTTGGTCCAAGCAAACCAATTTCCCAGCCCCGGAGGAATATTGTAGGTTGCAGAATACAGCATGGTTGGAAAGAAGGTAGTGGCCCAATAACACAATGGAAAGGAACTGTATTGGATCAAGTGCCAGTCAACCCATCCCTTTATCTTATTAAATATGATGGATTTGATTGTGTCTATGGACTAGAACTCCACAAGGACGAGCGAGTCTCTGCTCTTGAAGTTCTTCCAGATAGAGTTGCTTCATCTCGAATTAGTGATGCTCACTTGGCAGACACAATGATTGGTAAAGCTTTTGAACAAACGTTTGAAACAGAAGATGGTTCTAAGGATGAGTGGAGAGGAATGGTCTTAGCAAGAGCTCCCATAATGAACACATGGTTTTATATAACCTACGAGAAGGACCCAGTTTTATATATGTATCAGCTATTAGATGACTACAAAGAAGGAGATCTCCGCATCATGCCAGACTCTAATGATTCCCCTCCAGCAGAAAGAGAACCAGGAGAAGTTGTGGACAGCCTTGTAGGAAAGCAAGTGGAGTATGCCAAAGAAGATGGCTCAAAAAAGACTGGCATGGTAATACACCAAGTGGAAGCCAAACCCTCTGTTTATTTCATAAAATTTGATGACGATTTCCATATTTATGTCTACGATTTGGTGAAGACATCGTAG